DNA sequence from the bacterium genome:
GCTGCTATTCCAACTACTATTATTCCTATCTGTAGGGAGATTCTAGTACCGTATATTATTCTGCTGAGAATACACCTGCCCAAGTCATCAGTTCCCAGAAGATATTCTCCATTTGGAGCAAGCAGGCGTTTTTCCAGATTTTGCTCTAAAGGGTCATGGGGAGCGATAAAAGGTCCAATCATTGCGATAAATAAAAGAAAAAGGATGATTACCAGGCTGCTGGTAGCTGCTCTATTCTTTTTAAGCTGCCGTAAAACTTCATATAGTGGGGTACTACTTTGAATAATCCTTATTCCGATGTCATGCATCTTATCGCTCCTTCTCGTACCTTATCCTTGGATCAAGCCAAACATAGGAGAGATCAACTACCAGGTTAACGAGGACAAATATGAAAGCAATAAATATTACACAACCTTGGATCATCGCAAAGTCTCGAGCGAATATTGACTCCACCAAAAGTCTACCTATTCCCGGCCAGGCAAATATTGTTTCTACGATGACTGTACCCTCAAGCAGCCACCCAAACTGCAACCCCATAACCGTGACTATGGGAATAAATGCATTCTTTATTGCATGCTTATATATAACCGTCCTCTCACTCAACCCCTTTGCTCTCGCTGCCCTGATATAATCCTGCCTGAGAACCTCCAGCATGCTTGACCTTGTAAGCCTTGTTGAAAGAGCTGCCATACTTGTTCCAAGTGTTATAGCAGGCAGTATCAGATGTTTGATGTCCCCATAACCGCAGACAGGAAGCCAACCAAGATGTAATGAAAAAAGCAATATAAGTAATAATCCAAGCCAGAAATTGGGCATAGAGACTCCTATTAATACTCCTATCATGCTGAGATTATCTATTAAAGAGTATTGCTTGGTTGCAGAGATAATCCCAACTGGGATCGCTATTAGGAGAGATAATATCATACTGGCAATAGCAAGCTTTAATGTGGCTGGAAATCTCACCAAGATTTCTGATCGCACTGAATCGCCAGTTATCAAGGAGCATCCAAGGTCACCGTGTAAAACATGGTTTAGCCATTTGAAATACTGGATAAGCGCCACAGCATCGAGACCTTCCGCTTTTCTTATTAATTCTATGTCCTCCGGCGTCAAATCTTGCACGCCATACCTACCTATTGCGATCATCTCGGCAGGGTCACCTGGGGCGAAATACATTAGAGAAAATGTGATCACTGTCGCTCCTAATATGACGATGAACATCAACAGCAGCCGTTTTAAGATGAATTTTAACATGAAAGCTTACTTACCTCCCCTTCCACTCATCAGTCATCT
Encoded proteins:
- the nikB gene encoding nickel ABC transporter permease, producing the protein MLKFILKRLLLMFIVILGATVITFSLMYFAPGDPAEMIAIGRYGVQDLTPEDIELIRKAEGLDAVALIQYFKWLNHVLHGDLGCSLITGDSVRSEILVRFPATLKLAIASMILSLLIAIPVGIISATKQYSLIDNLSMIGVLIGVSMPNFWLGLLLILLFSLHLGWLPVCGYGDIKHLILPAITLGTSMAALSTRLTRSSMLEVLRQDYIRAARAKGLSERTVIYKHAIKNAFIPIVTVMGLQFGWLLEGTVIVETIFAWPGIGRLLVESIFARDFAMIQGCVIFIAFIFVLVNLVVDLSYVWLDPRIRYEKER